The following are encoded together in the Thermotoga sp. genome:
- a CDS encoding calcium/sodium antiporter, translating to MAFLLTALGIALLVLGANWLIGGASSLALKLGISKLIVGLSVVAFGTSLPELVSSLVSTLKGYTSIAISNVVGSNIANIGLCLGLAALFRAIPVKKSTIKSEIPFMILSTISFISLFSKNHYLSWHDGVVFLSFMVIFMYYLITSAKDVVEEELEEIKEQKSVRLSLLMIVAGTLFLWLGGNLAIENVVKIAQKFGLSQAFVGLTIVAVGTSLPELVVSVVSTVKKESDILVGNIVGSNVFNILLILGVSSFFNRLTVDVTDYTMDLMFLF from the coding sequence AGCGTTACTGGTGCTTGGGGCGAACTGGCTCATAGGAGGTGCTTCTTCACTCGCTCTGAAACTTGGAATCTCCAAACTGATTGTGGGACTTTCGGTTGTGGCTTTTGGAACGTCTCTTCCAGAACTCGTTTCCTCACTCGTTTCCACCTTGAAAGGTTACACGAGCATTGCCATCTCAAATGTGGTTGGAAGCAACATAGCGAACATCGGACTCTGCCTTGGGCTTGCAGCTCTCTTCAGAGCAATTCCCGTCAAAAAGAGTACGATCAAATCCGAAATACCTTTCATGATCCTTTCAACGATCTCCTTCATCAGTCTTTTCTCGAAGAATCACTATCTTTCTTGGCACGATGGAGTGGTTTTCCTCTCGTTCATGGTGATCTTCATGTACTACCTGATCACGTCTGCAAAGGACGTGGTGGAGGAGGAACTGGAGGAGATAAAGGAGCAAAAAAGTGTTCGACTCAGCCTTCTGATGATCGTCGCCGGTACCCTTTTTCTGTGGTTGGGTGGGAACCTTGCCATAGAGAACGTCGTAAAAATAGCTCAGAAATTCGGCCTTTCTCAAGCTTTTGTTGGGCTCACCATCGTTGCTGTGGGGACGTCTCTTCCGGAGCTTGTGGTCAGTGTTGTCTCGACAGTAAAGAAGGAAAGTGACATACTCGTTGGCAACATAGTGGGGAGTAACGTTTTCAACATCCTGCTCATACTGGGCGTGAGCTCTTTTTTCAATAGATTGACCGTGGATGTTACCGACTACACCATGGATCTGATGTTCCTATTC